TGCGCTTTATCTCGTCCAGGGAGAAGCTGACCTCCGCGAAGACCTCGACCACATCGGCGGTTCCAGCGGCGCTGGTTATTGCCCTTGAGCTGGTCTTGGGTATCGTCAGGCCGGCCGCGGCAACTATGGGCACGACGAGTATGTTGGTCTTGTTGCCCGGAACGCCGCCGATGCTGTGGACGTCCATTATGGGCTTCCTGTCGATGTCGAGCATGTCTCCGGTTTCAGCCATTGCAATGGTGAGGGCAGCTATTTCGTCCATGTCCAGGCCGTTTATCTCCAGTGAGGTGACGAAGGAGCTTATCTCGATGTCGCGGAGCTTTCTATCGACTATGTCCTTGATTATCGTCTCTATCTCAACCTTCCTGAGCTTCTCTCCGTTCATCTTCTTCTTTATGTAGCGGACGCTCTCGGGGGTTCCGCTTGGGACGACCGTGACGGTCTCCCCCTCGGAGAAGCTGTGCAGCTGGAGAACGTCCCTGCTTACACCTATCTCGCCTTCCCCGACGAGGCTGCTTATAACAACGCTTCCGTAGACCGTCTTTTTGCCCGCCTCAATCTTGACGAGGTCGTCCGGGTGGAGCTTAGCCTTTTTGGCTTCGTTCTCGTTGATAAAAACCGAGTACCTCCCGCTGTACACGTCCAGTATCTTGACCCTTGCCTTCATCTCTGATCCCTCCGTGGATTTGGTTCACTCTATTGCGTCGAAGAATACTTAAACTTTTTTAACTGATGGGCTGGAAAAACCCTCTCCTCCGGGGCCGGCTCCTTGCAGAAAAGGTGTAAAAATCAGCCGCTGAGGCCGTGAATGTACTGGGTTCCTGTCTGGTAGTCCATCTCGAGCCTCCCAGTTCTGAGGAGAACGTTCACCACGTCCCGGGCGACTTCCCTGATTGCGGGGGGGAGCAGTCCATCGCCCTTAAGATAGTAGCTCACGAGTTCGTTAAGGGGGGCACTCACGAGACGTCCCTTGAAGACGTAAACGGTTCTATCCTTAACCTCGACTATCCTGTCCGGATAGCCGAGTCGAATCTTCATTATCCCTCACCCCCCATATAAAGTTGGCAGAAAAGGAGTTTTAAAATTTAACGCCCCAGAAATGTTTAATAACAAAAGGGTTGAAAAGCTCAGAGGTTCCTGACTTCCTCGTCTATGGACTCCTCGAGGGTCTTCTCCCACTCCTCGACGTCGAAGTCCACCAGCTCGCTCTCGAGATCCTCCTTGAGGCTGGAGACGCGCCTCTTGAGGGCGCTCTTGGTCTCCTCGTCATAGACGACGTAGTAGGGGTTGCTCTTGGCGGAGAAGTAGAGCATCAGCAGTATCACGTTGAGCAGTATCAGTATGATCACTATTCCGTACACGAGGGCGTCGGCCATCATTTCTTCCCTCCGAAGAGCGCTTTGAAGACCCTCTTAATCGGGCTCTCCGGCTCGGGAGCCTGCCACTTGATTCCTGCGAGCTTGGCCGCGAGCTGCTTGATGGCTATGGCCGCCGGACTGGTCGGGTTCTTGATGACGAGCGGCACACCGTAGGCGGAGGCGCGCTTGACCTCTGGGTCCTCCGGTATCATTGCCAAGACAGGAACCTCAAGGATCGCCTCAATCTCTTCCTGGGTGAGTTCGGTCTTCTCGTTGGTGACCCTGTTGAGTATCGCTCCGAGCGGCAGGGTCCCAAGCTTCTCTGCTATGAGCTTGGTCTTGAGGGAGTCCGTGATGGCAGATATCTCGGGGTTGGTGACGATTATCAGTTCCTTACCGATGAGGAGGGCTGTAACAGATGTCATCTCAAGACCTGCGGGGGCGTCAATGAGAACGAAGTCAGCCATCTGGCCGATTTCCCTGATGAGCTGCCTGAGCCTCTCGGGCTTGGCCTTCTTGATCTTCTCCAGGCTGAGTCCTCCCGGTATGACCTTGACTCCAGCGGGTCCCTCGTATATTGCGTCCTTGAGGTCTGCCTCGCCTGCCAGGACGTCGTGGAGGGTTATTGGAATGTCCTCCATTCCAAGGACGAGGCTCAGGTTGGCCATGGTTATATCCGCGTCCAGCAGTATTACCTCCTTCCCGAACTGGGCCAATGCGACACCCAGGTTTGCAACCGTCGTTGTTTTACCGGTTCCACCCTTTCCAGATGCAAAAACAATTGAACGGCCTTCCAAAGTTCACACCTCCAGCGTAAGCGGTACCGCCTTTTTGCAGTGATCTCCGCGGCCTTTCGATTTTATACGGAGTGTTCAATTTGCGTGTATGAACTATGCAGGCAATGCTTTTATTTTTTGCGGTTCATCTAGTGACAGGAGAAAAAGGTAGAGAAAAGACCGTCTTCAGTTTACTCTTCCTGGGCCTTCCCTTCGCCCTTTGACTCTCCCTCCCCGAGCATTTCCTTCTCAAGCTTCTTCTTTGCCACCTCGGCAGTATCCGACAGGCTCTTGAACAGCTTCAGCATCTCCATCGGCAGGGGAAGGATTATCACGTTGCTCTTGTCGCTGGCGACGTCGCTGATCGTCTGGAGCGTCCTCAGCTGCAGCGCCATCGGGTGCTCGCTGATTATCTCCGCCGCCTCGCGGAGCTTTTCAGCCGCCTGCCTCTCTGCCTCCGCCAGGGTTATCCTGGCCCTCCTCTCCCTCTCGGCCTCGGCCTGCCTGGCCATCGCCCTCTGCATTCCACTCGGCAGCTCAACGTCCTTTATCTCGACCGTGCTGACCTTTATGCCCCATGGGTCAGTTGCCTCGTCGATTATCTTCTGGAGCTGGAGGTTGAGCTTCTCCCTCTCGCTGAGCAGCTCGTCGAGGTGGGCCTGGCCTATGACGCTCCTCAGCGTGGTCTGAGCTATCTGGCTGGTGGCCATTATGTAGTTCGCCACCTGCGTCACGGCCTTCACCGGATCGACGACGCGGAAGTAGACCACGGCGTTCACCCTGACGGGCACGTTGTCCTTGGTTATGGTCTCCTGAACGGGCACGTCGAGGACCCTGGTCCTGAGGTCCACTATGACGGCCTTCTCGAAGATCGGGATTATGAAGAACAGTCCAGGCCCTCTGGCTCCCACGACCCTTCCAAGGCGGAAGATGACGGCCCTCTCGTACTCCTTGACTATCTTTATTGCCGTCGCCAGGATAATCAAAACAAACAACAAAACAATCGAAATAACCACGGTACTTGCCGTTATGGCCATTCATTCTCCCTCCTTCACTCCATCAACTTTTTCGACGATGAGGGTCAACCCCCTGACTTCAACAACTTTGACCTTCTCCCCGACCGGGATTCTCCTCCCGTCCCTGCTCTCCGCCTTCCAGAGTTCCCCACGAAGCTTGACGACGCCCTCAGGGTCTACGTCTTCCACGACCTTTCCGACTTCCCCTATGAGCTCCTCTTTCCCGGCCTCGGGCTTTTTCCGGTGGGCTCTGACCACAGTGGCTGCACCGAAGAGGAAAAACAGCCCGAGCAGTATTGCCATGACCAGTATCGCTATACGCAGTACTGAGTACGTCTCACTCGTCACCAGGTACTCACCTCCGGCTCCGGTTCCGCTGAAGAGCAGAATGCCCCCTATGACGAAGGTCACAACCCCCGCGACTGTGAACAGGCCAAAGGTCGGCGTCAGGGCCTCGGCTATGAAGAATATCATCGCCAGCACTACCAGCAACAGTCCTGCGCTCTCGTATCCAAAGTAGCCCAGGCCTAGGAGGCCAAGAACAAGCATTATCGCGCCCACCGTCTCGGGAACGTGCCAGCCCGGAGTTAGAAAACCGAAGATGAGGCCTATGAACCCCAGGTTCAGGAGGAGGTAGGCTATCGTGGGGTCTGTTATGTACTTGACGACCGTGTCTCTGAAGGACGGCTCGATGTACATGAGCTCCGCGTCCCTGAGGTGAAGAGTCACCTTTCCCTTTCCAGCCACGGGGACTTTTGTCTCCATTCCGTCCGCCTTCTGGAGGAGCTCCTCAACGTCGCTCGCAATGACCTCGATGACGCCGTACTTCAACGCCTCCTCGGGCGTTACGCTCCTGTCCTCGGTTATGAACTCTTCCGCCAGTGTTTCGTTCCTCCCGCTCACCCTCGCTAGCTCGCGAATGTAGGCGACGTAGAAGTTTGTTATCTTGGGAGGGGCTTCAACTATGCTCCCGTTGGTGGAGTAACCCAGTATCGGCCTGCAGGCCCCTATGACAGTCCCGGGGGTCATCGCTATGAGGTGGGAGCTTAGTGCTATGTACGTCCCGGCGGAGGCGGCCATTCCCCCGGAGGGGTGGACGTAGATTATAACGGGAACCTTAGCGTTTTGAATCCTCGTGACGATCTCCTGCATAGCATCGCCCCTTCCGCCGGGTGTGTTCAGCTCTATGATTATGGCGGAGGCGTTCGCCCTTTCGGCCTCGCTTATGTAGCGGTCGAACTGGTCCACCGTGTAGCCGGTTATCATGCCGTCCACTCTGGCGACGTAGACGACGTTTTCCTTCCCGCTCACCCCCTGCTGGAGAATGAGCACAGCGAGTAGCAGAGCAATCAGCGCGAGCCTGGGCCTCATATCCACCGCCAAATACTAATACCACTCGAGGGTTTAAACCTTTTGCCTGCCGGCCAAAAGTGATTTATACTGTCCCGAGAACTCACCAATATGAGGCTGAAAACCCTTGCCAAGCTCTACCGGGTTGCTAAGGGTGAAGAAAAGGTCGCGAGGGCCTGGGAGCTCGTGAGGGAGGCAGTGAGATATTCCAGCCGCGAGCCTTACTGGGAGTTCCTCAGGCGGAGCTTCGACGTCCGCGCCGAGGACATCAAAGACGCCCTTCGCTTCCTCGAGGAGGCGGGCGAGGTTCAGATAAAGCGCTCCGTCGATGGGAAGAGGCTGTACGTCTCGACCCTAAAGGATATAAGGGAAAACCCCGTTAGGCTCGACCGATGGCTGAGATCGATCTCGAAAAAACGGCCCGCGAGATGATACGCAACGGCACGTGGGTATTTAAGGACGGGACGTTCTATCAGGCCATCTGGCTGAGCACCGGAAGGGTCGGAATCGTTGCCTACGACGGGGACTTCCACTTTCCCGGGGATTGGGGGAGGAGGGAGCGAAAAGAAGCGAGGGATAGGCTGGCCTTTGTTCTCGGCCTCGATACGGACCTAGATTCATTCTACGCCGAGATAGGCGACTCCCCCTTTGCTTTTCTCATTGACGAGTTCTACGGCCTGACGGTTCCAGCAGCGCCGAGCCCGTACCAGGCCCTGGTTGAAGTGGTGGCCCAGCAGCAGGTCAGCTTCGAGTTCGCCCAGAGGACGATTAGAAACCTCGTCGAACTGGCGGGGGAGCCCGTTGGGGGCATCTACGCCTTTCCGCGCCCCGAGAGAATAGTGTCTCTGAGCGAAGAGGGGCTCAAAAAAGCGAAGCTCGGCTACCGCGCGGGCTACATAAAGGGCCTCACGAAGCTATACCTGAGCGGAAAGTTCGACCTTGAGCTCTGGGACTGGAGCGTTGATGACGCGGTAAAATACCTCACAAAGTTCCGCGGAATAGGGAAGTGGAGCGCCGAGCTTTTCCTCGCCTACGGCCTCAGGAAGAACGTCTATCCTGCGGGTGATTTAGGTCTAAGGAGGGGAATAGCAAAGATTTTCGGGAAGAGCGTTAAAGAGGTTAAGGAAAAGGATGTCCGCGAGGTCATTGAACCCTACGGGAAGTGGAAGGGACTTCTGGCGTTTTACGTTCTCTGCTACGACAGGAAAACCGAGCTGGAGAGGAAGTTTAAAATACAAAACCGCCGAAGTTAGGCCGGTGGTGGGATGCTGGTGGACATGAAAACCCTCACACTCATAATGGAAACCCGAAGGAAGAGGGCCCCTAAGAAAGGCTCCGCCGGAAAGATGCTCGGGATACTCGAGGGAAAACTACCGGAGGGCATGACGAGCGTCGAGCTGATAAGGAAACTCAGGGAGGAGGGGTATGATTAGGGTGTACATCGACACGAACGTCCTCCTGAACGTCTGGTTCAAGGAGGAAGACCCAAAAACCGGGGCCAGGTTGTCCGAGGAATTCCTTGAATGGCTTTGGTCGCGTGAGGAACCATGAGGCTGGAGATAACCCTGCCCAGGGATAAGTTCAAGTGCCTAAAGGGGAGAGACGTTGAGGCGCTCATCGAAGGACACCTCCCACGGGTTGAAGAAACGCTGAAGGCGGAGCGCGAGGAGTTCCTGAGGGAGAAGGTCTCCAAGCTTGAGGAGAAGCTCCGAGAGATGGAGGAGGAGATTGAAGAGCTTAAGGAGTTCTACGAGAAGGCTTTGAGGGACAGGGAGTTCATGACCGCCGAGCGCGACAGGCTGAGGAAGGAGAACGAGGAGCTGAGGAAGGCCGTTGAGGAGAGAAAGCGGGAGCTTAAGAAAGTTCACGGATCGTGAACAAGCCGTTCATGGAGTGTGAACGAAAAGTTCATAAATCATGAACGAGAGCCGGTAACATGCATGAACTGGTATCAACCGAAGAGAGGATCAGGATCCTCGCCTACGCGCTTGAGCGCCATCGGGTGGGGGTCGAAGAAACCGCGAGGGCAACTGGTCTAAGTAAGGGCCTCGTCTCCAAAACCCTGCACCTTCTTGTGAAGTACGGCATGGCCAAGAAATCCGGCAGGGGATTCACTGTACTCAGCGTTCCGAGAACCCGGGAGCTCAAGAGGTTCATCAACTTTATGTGGCTCTCCAAAAAGCTGGAGCCCCTGAAGAGCGGGTGGGTCATTGCCCTCGGGGTGTACGGAAGCTTTGCAACCGGGGAAAATACGCCAGAAAGTGATCTCGACGTCTGGGTCTTCGTCGAGAGGCCGAGCATAGCTAGATCCGCCTCCCTGAAGAGGGAGATAGAAAAGTCCACCGGCAGGGAGGTCAATCTCCTCGTTCTCACGCCCGAGAGGGTTAGAAAGCTCAGGACCAACGACCCGGTTTTCTACTACTCACTCGCCTACGGTTCGATGATAATATGGGGGGAGAACCTTGAGCGGATTCGAGAGATGCCTCGAAAGGAACCTGTTGAGAAGGGTTCCACCGTCCCCGGAGAAGGGCTGGTTGAGCATTAAACGCGCCGGGGACTGGCTCGAAGAGGCGAGGAGAAACCTCACCTACGGCTCGTACCGGACGTCCCTCATGGCATCTTATATGGCCATGTTCCACGCCGCCAGGGCGGTTCTTTTCCGCGACGGCTGGAGGGAGAAGAGCCACTACTGCATCGCCCGTTACCTTGAGGAATTCTACGTTAAACGCGGGAAGCTGGAGGGGACGTGGGTCGAACTCCTGGACAGAATGAGGGAGCTGAGGCACGAGGACCAGTACGACATAGTCTATGAACCCGACGCTGAGGAGGTCGAGGAGGCGATAAAAATAGCGGAGGAGTTCTTATCCCTCATGAAAAAACTCCTGGAGGAAAAAGTATGAGGCTCATCATCAGGCCCGAGAAGGGCTTCGGGAAAATCGAGGTTGAGCTCGATGAGAGCCTGTGGAAGAGTAT
This Thermococcus cleftensis DNA region includes the following protein-coding sequences:
- the minD gene encoding cell division ATPase MinD; the encoded protein is MEGRSIVFASGKGGTGKTTTVANLGVALAQFGKEVILLDADITMANLSLVLGMEDIPITLHDVLAGEADLKDAIYEGPAGVKVIPGGLSLEKIKKAKPERLRQLIREIGQMADFVLIDAPAGLEMTSVTALLIGKELIIVTNPEISAITDSLKTKLIAEKLGTLPLGAILNRVTNEKTELTQEEIEAILEVPVLAMIPEDPEVKRASAYGVPLVIKNPTSPAAIAIKQLAAKLAGIKWQAPEPESPIKRVFKALFGGKK
- a CDS encoding slipin family protein, producing MAITASTVVISIVLLFVLIILATAIKIVKEYERAVIFRLGRVVGARGPGLFFIIPIFEKAVIVDLRTRVLDVPVQETITKDNVPVRVNAVVYFRVVDPVKAVTQVANYIMATSQIAQTTLRSVIGQAHLDELLSEREKLNLQLQKIIDEATDPWGIKVSTVEIKDVELPSGMQRAMARQAEAERERRARITLAEAERQAAEKLREAAEIISEHPMALQLRTLQTISDVASDKSNVIILPLPMEMLKLFKSLSDTAEVAKKKLEKEMLGEGESKGEGKAQEE
- a CDS encoding NfeD family protein, producing MRPRLALIALLLAVLILQQGVSGKENVVYVARVDGMITGYTVDQFDRYISEAERANASAIIIELNTPGGRGDAMQEIVTRIQNAKVPVIIYVHPSGGMAASAGTYIALSSHLIAMTPGTVIGACRPILGYSTNGSIVEAPPKITNFYVAYIRELARVSGRNETLAEEFITEDRSVTPEEALKYGVIEVIASDVEELLQKADGMETKVPVAGKGKVTLHLRDAELMYIEPSFRDTVVKYITDPTIAYLLLNLGFIGLIFGFLTPGWHVPETVGAIMLVLGLLGLGYFGYESAGLLLVVLAMIFFIAEALTPTFGLFTVAGVVTFVIGGILLFSGTGAGGEYLVTSETYSVLRIAILVMAILLGLFFLFGAATVVRAHRKKPEAGKEELIGEVGKVVEDVDPEGVVKLRGELWKAESRDGRRIPVGEKVKVVEVRGLTLIVEKVDGVKEGE
- a CDS encoding DNA-3-methyladenine glycosylase family protein; this encodes MAEIDLEKTAREMIRNGTWVFKDGTFYQAIWLSTGRVGIVAYDGDFHFPGDWGRRERKEARDRLAFVLGLDTDLDSFYAEIGDSPFAFLIDEFYGLTVPAAPSPYQALVEVVAQQQVSFEFAQRTIRNLVELAGEPVGGIYAFPRPERIVSLSEEGLKKAKLGYRAGYIKGLTKLYLSGKFDLELWDWSVDDAVKYLTKFRGIGKWSAELFLAYGLRKNVYPAGDLGLRRGIAKIFGKSVKEVKEKDVREVIEPYGKWKGLLAFYVLCYDRKTELERKFKIQNRRS
- a CDS encoding nucleotidyltransferase domain-containing protein: MHELVSTEERIRILAYALERHRVGVEETARATGLSKGLVSKTLHLLVKYGMAKKSGRGFTVLSVPRTRELKRFINFMWLSKKLEPLKSGWVIALGVYGSFATGENTPESDLDVWVFVERPSIARSASLKREIEKSTGREVNLLVLTPERVRKLRTNDPVFYYSLAYGSMIIWGENLERIREMPRKEPVEKGSTVPGEGLVEH
- a CDS encoding HEPN domain-containing protein encodes the protein MSIKRAGDWLEEARRNLTYGSYRTSLMASYMAMFHAARAVLFRDGWREKSHYCIARYLEEFYVKRGKLEGTWVELLDRMRELRHEDQYDIVYEPDAEEVEEAIKIAEEFLSLMKKLLEEKV